The sequence below is a genomic window from Pleurocapsa sp. PCC 7327.
GCAATCTTTAATAAAAGCCTTGCAAAAAGCTCAAAAAGATGCCAATAAAGAAATTCAAGCAGCTGATTACTAAATCAAATAAGTCCCGAATGATTTCATGAAAAAAAAGAGTCAAAAAAAGGTTTTGCAACAGGAAGCATCTTCTGGATATTTATTTATGGCTCCTAGTCTAATTATTTTAAGTATCTTTTTATTTTTACCAATTCTCTATGCCATATTTTTATCTTTTCATAAGGTTCAAGTTCTAGGAGAGCTAAGTTATCGATTCGTTGGCAGTCGAAATTTCAGCCGAATCTTAGATGATGAAAGGGTTTGGATCGCTTTAAAAAATACTTTTGATTATGTTATCGTCGTTGTTCCTAGCCAAACTATTTTGGCACTAATTCTAGCTGCGATCTTGAATGCTAGTATCAAAGGCAGACAGTTATTTAGAGTTATCTTTTTTCTGCCAACTGTAACTTCTTCTGCTGTTTTAACTTTAATTTTTATTTGGATTTATAACTCTAATGGTTTGTTGAATAATTTGTTTTCTCATGTTGGGTTGCCAACCTATAATTGGTTGGGCGATCCCCAGATAGCTCTTAAAGCTATTATGATTATGAATGTTTGGTCTACTGTTCCGTTTTTTATGGTCATCTATTTAGCCGCACTCCAAGACATTCCTTCTGAATTATATGAGGCAGCAAAAATTGATGGGGCCAATGAGTGCGATCGCTTTTTTAATATTACGTTACCCTTGCTTAAACCCGTTACTTTTTTTGTCATCGTGATGGGAATTATTGGTACGTTTCAGTTATTCGATCAATCTTATATCTTTTCAAATGGTTCTGGTGGTCCCAACAATTCAACACTGACAGTTGTCCTTTTAATTTATCAATATGCTTTCAAAAGTTTAGATATGGGCTACGCTGCTGCACTTGCCTTGATGCTAGCAGGTGTAATTTTGATAGTAACACTAATTCAGCGTCGTTTCTTTCAAAATGAAAAAATCTACTAAATAAGGGAAAAAGAGTGAAAGTTTTTCTCGGACTAAAACCTATTCTCTATATCTTCTTAATCCTATATGCAATAATTACTTGTGTGCCCTTTGCTTGGGCACTTTCAGCCTCTTTTAAACCTCTCAATGAAATTGTAGCTGGTGGCTTAAATTTTATTCCTCAAAATTTTACTCTTGATAACTACCGACAAATTTTTTTTGAATCGCCTTTATTCGGACGCTGGTTTTTAAATAGCATATTTGTAGCTGTCTGCGTTACTGGATTAAACCTTTTATTCAATTCTATGGCTGGCTATGCTTTAGCAAGAATTTCCTTTCCAGGACAGCCATTATTATTTGGATTAATCGTGGCAGTTTTACTAATTCCTATCCAAGTTACATTAATTCCTACTTACTTGATTTTAAAGTATTTGGGATGGCTGAATAGTTATCAAGGACTGATCGTACCGAATGCAGCCAATGCTACATTTATTTTTATGATGCGACAGTTTTTTGTCAATTTCCCCAAGGAACTGGAAGAAGCTGCGGCATTAGATGGATTAAATCGCTGGGAAACTTTTTTATACATTGTTTTGCCTCTAGCTAAACCAGCTTTAGCAGCACAAACTATTTTTATTTTTATGAGTTCTTGGAACAACTTTTTAATGCCATTAATGATTTTATCCTCTGCAGAAATGTTTACGCTTCCATTAGGATTAAATACCTTTAAAGGACTTTATATCAGTTATTGGAACTATATTATGGCAGCATCGATCGTTTTTACACTGCCGGCGATCGCAATTTATTTATTCTTCAATCGTTATTTCGTTGCTGGAATGCTTTTTACAGGCACTAAGGGATGATCGATCGCATTAATATTGATAGTGAGATCGTTACTAACTTTTTTTCCAACTACTTCCATTGTCTTTTGATTGAAATATTCCTTCATCCCAGTCAAAATTACCCCCCACCTAGCAATATCCAGATCCAGGCAGGGGCTAACACAATGAACTCAACTTATATGAATTCTCTAAAATCTCGCTACAAATCCTTGGAGAGGGAAAAGGGAAATGGGAAAAGAGGCATACTTCTTTCCCCTTTGCCCATTCAACTATCTGGTAGCAGGTATGAATGGAAATTGGCATTATATCTCTTTTAACCAATCAACTCAACAGCACGCTTGGCTAAATTTTCAGCCGTCAAGCCATTATATGCCATCACTTGACTCGCACTGGCAGCCGTTTCGCCGCGCTTCCAAGAAAAGACATCGCGCTTGGCACTACTGCGCAACATGAGCGGTTCTAACATTCCACTCGCGCCGCCAGTAACGCCAATTAACGCATCGCCGCCAAACAATCGTTCAAATCCTTCATCATCCAAGAAATGACTGTCGGGTTGCGCGCTACCTTGCCATGCAACATCGTCGGGACGATACAAGCGACGAGGACTGATGACAGAAACAATCCGTACCCCTATGCCTTCGTTTTCTAGATGCAAGGCGGCATCAAAAACCGGAATTAACGTCATATCGCCAACAACGGCAAAGACGACTTTCTTTTTCCCTTCGGTTTCGTGCAATACTACGCCACCATCTCGTAAAGCTTGACGGGTTTGTTCGAGGGTTGTGAGGACGGGTAAGGCTGACTTACTCGCCGTGATGACGATTCCCTTATTCTTGGTTTCCAGCGCCCATTCATAACATGCCTGGATGCTGTTGGCATCGCAGGGGAATAAGGGAAAGACATTGCCATTGCGCATCATGGCGGCAAAGTAATTTTCCACCTCCGGACGTTGGTGCGTCCAACCGTTGCGCCCTTGCTCTAAGGCTCCCGCAGTGAATAGAGTAATGGTAGAAGGGGTGGGACGGCGCAATTCTGCCATTGCCTGAGTCACGGTTTGCCAAACTGGTAAACCATTGATGACAAAAGATTCGTAGGAACACCACAACGTCCGCGCGCCAAATAAGGCTAAACTAGCAGCCAACCCCGCACAAGCATCTTCGCTTAAGGGTTCATAGACTTGCCCCTTGGGCGCTTGGAAATAAGTATCGTCGGGAGTGGGATGAATGATTTTAAGTCCCACGTTGACGTTGTTAATTCCAGAAGCAGCATTTCCATCTGCATTGGTAATCACAAAGTTGGGGTCTTTTTTCCCGACGTAAACGATTAATTCTCCCATTGCAGTCGTCGCGACTTTTTTCTCGCTTCTAAGGGGGAATTCTTGGAGAGGTAATTCGCCTAGGTCGGGTAAGGGAAATTCTTTTTCCGTGACGACATGATGGGATGCCGGACCGCCAGCCGAACGTTCAAAGTTGGTGCGGACTAATTCCCAAGCTTCGGGAGGTAAGGCACGTTCTTTGAGGGCGCTGACAATGTAACCGTTTTCTAGAGAATCTCCAGGATAGAGGTTGTGA
It includes:
- a CDS encoding carbohydrate ABC transporter permease, whose protein sequence is MKKKSQKKVLQQEASSGYLFMAPSLIILSIFLFLPILYAIFLSFHKVQVLGELSYRFVGSRNFSRILDDERVWIALKNTFDYVIVVVPSQTILALILAAILNASIKGRQLFRVIFFLPTVTSSAVLTLIFIWIYNSNGLLNNLFSHVGLPTYNWLGDPQIALKAIMIMNVWSTVPFFMVIYLAALQDIPSELYEAAKIDGANECDRFFNITLPLLKPVTFFVIVMGIIGTFQLFDQSYIFSNGSGGPNNSTLTVVLLIYQYAFKSLDMGYAAALALMLAGVILIVTLIQRRFFQNEKIY
- a CDS encoding carbohydrate ABC transporter permease, with the translated sequence MKVFLGLKPILYIFLILYAIITCVPFAWALSASFKPLNEIVAGGLNFIPQNFTLDNYRQIFFESPLFGRWFLNSIFVAVCVTGLNLLFNSMAGYALARISFPGQPLLFGLIVAVLLIPIQVTLIPTYLILKYLGWLNSYQGLIVPNAANATFIFMMRQFFVNFPKELEEAAALDGLNRWETFLYIVLPLAKPALAAQTIFIFMSSWNNFLMPLMILSSAEMFTLPLGLNTFKGLYISYWNYIMAASIVFTLPAIAIYLFFNRYFVAGMLFTGTKG
- a CDS encoding phosphoketolase, translated to MTVASRIPTFCQGIQHFGDSLPDFEKYGKEAAIAPGQTAISSPSDPIAVYQTLLAADALRYLTLQTTATKESGHPGGFASIAEGIAALVMLGYKNIITEVGHHAPGFYSTMFLDRSLEDMGIKTVQQLGERFREMHGLLGHLSGQIPGLLNPAGPLGQGQHFAMAGAKLHPDVLFPVTIGDGGLGEPYVMSSFAHFHTAYPDVTNFLPILVWNGYSQEHHSMVSTKPNAEMIEYWKGNGFQEVILVNAEDFDDANQPGDYVDSTRFSFQKRLEFVQAVLEATDKAAKSAMSGKLTVLIVKQLKGAGVHKRGAQSHNLYPGDSLENGYIVSALKERALPPEAWELVRTNFERSAGGPASHHVVTEKEFPLPDLGELPLQEFPLRSEKKVATTAMGELIVYVGKKDPNFVITNADGNAASGINNVNVGLKIIHPTPDDTYFQAPKGQVYEPLSEDACAGLAASLALFGARTLWCSYESFVINGLPVWQTVTQAMAELRRPTPSTITLFTAGALEQGRNGWTHQRPEVENYFAAMMRNGNVFPLFPCDANSIQACYEWALETKNKGIVITASKSALPVLTTLEQTRQALRDGGVVLHETEGKKKVVFAVVGDMTLIPVFDAALHLENEGIGVRIVSVISPRRLYRPDDVAWQGSAQPDSHFLDDEGFERLFGGDALIGVTGGASGMLEPLMLRSSAKRDVFSWKRGETAASASQVMAYNGLTAENLAKRAVELIG